The Pseudomonadota bacterium genomic interval GCCGGCCTGATTCGCGACGAGATCGAGGCGGGTGGCGGGGCCATCCCGTTCGCGCGCTTCATGGAGCTGTGCCTGTATGCGCCGGGCCTGGGCTATTACAGCGCGGGTCAGCGCAAGTTCGGCGCCGGCGGCGATTTCGTCACGGCACCAGAACTCTCGCCCTTGTTCGGCCGTTGTCTGGCGCATGCCTGTGCCGCGGTACTCGACGCCACCGGCGGCGACATCCTGGAATTCGGCGCCGGCAGCGGGCGGCTGGCGCTGGATCTGCTGGCCGAGCTCGATGCGCTGGGCAGCCTGCCGGGACGCTACCTGATCCTCGAGCGCAGTGCGGAGCTGCGCGCGCGCCAGCAGGCGTTGCTGCGCGCGCAGGCGCCGGCGCTGTGCGGCCGCATCGCCTGGCTCGACGCGCTGCCGGCGGCCGGATTCCATGGCGTCATGTTCGGCAACGAGGTGCTCGATGCGATGGCGGTGGAGCGCTTTCGCTGGAACGGGCGGGCGGCCGAGCGCTACTGGGTGACCGTTACGGACGGGGCCTTCGCGTGGGAGCGGCGGGCGGTGACGGAACCGGAGATCGCCGCGCAGCTTGCGCGCATCGCCGCGACCTGCGGCTTGGCGCCGGGCTACGAATCGGAGTTCAGCAGCAGCCTGGCGCCGTGGCTCGCGAGCGTGGCGGAGCGGCTGCAACGGGGCATGCTCCTGCTGATCGATTACGGATACCCGCGCTGCGAGTATTACCATGCCCAGCGCAGCAGCGGCACGCTGTTGTGCCATTACCGCCAGCGTGCGCACGCCGACCCGCTGCTGTGGCCCGGCCTGCAGGATATCACCGCGCATGTCGATTTTACCGCGGTGGCCGAGGCGGCGGCCGCAGCCGGGCTCGAGGTGAGCGGTTACGCCACCCAGGCGCATTTCCTGATCGACTGCGGTCTCGACCGCCTGTTGCAGGCGGCGCTGCCGACGCTGGACGATGTCGCCTACCTGCGCCTGGTGCAGCAGGCCAAGACCCTGATTCTGCCGGGTGAAATGGGCGAGCGCTTTCAGTGCATGAGTCTGACGCGCGGCTTGTCCGCCGCGGTGCCGGGGTTCCGGGGCCAGGATCTGCGGCACCGGCTGTGATGCGTGTTGGACGCGTTCGGTGCCTTCATAGTCAATGGTTTGACGATCCGGGCTGTCGCCGATCGATGACGCTGCAACATGTCATCAAATCGAAACCTTAGGACCCAACCCCGATTTCACCGTCGCCGAATGGTGACAGAATGGGTGCCGCTGTCCGGTCCCCGGCGTCCCGCAGCGGGACCGCCCGCCGCCAGGTTGCTGTTTTCCGAGGCCGCGTTGAATGTGGTACAGGAATTGCTGCGACACCCAGTGACACACACGGATAACAAGCCTTTGCGGGGGTGTCGTCATGTTTAAACGATTGAAGTCCCTGTTCGTGCAGCAAGTTCCCGCGGAACTCTCTGTCTGCGAATTCGATTGTCCGGTCACGGAATGTTCCGTGCGCAACTGGGCGCAGTGCACCCTGCGACACGAGGGTGTGCTGCACGGCGCCGTCAGCGTGCGCCATGTCGTTCGCGGTACCCGTCACGCCGCTGCGGCGCGCGCAGCGCAGGTGCCGGCCCGGTCGCTGTTCCTGACCGGTTACTACCGCTAGGCCGAGCCTGGCGCGCACCGCCGCTCCTGCGGGGCGGCGGCGTGGTGCGTTTGCAGTCCGGGCCTGATCCTGCGCCCGCATTCCCGATTCATGTTTCAACTTGTGTGGCACGCACTCCGTACCGCGACTGCCGCAAGGTGCCGCGGCGGGCAGCGCATGGCCCGCTTGTGCCGGGCGGCGCGGCAGCACCCGCCGGTGTGTGCGCTGTCCCCGTGCGCGTCCAGAACGATGCGGGGCTGATACCGTGCGGCGATGCGCTGTACGGCCGTGCGGGTAAGTACGCTGCCAGCGCGTGACATGCCACTGCCGGTCGCGTACCGGATCGGGCCGGAATCGCGTGGTCGTTTGCATGTCCGGCGCATCCGTCGCACGCTGGCTGCCGCGTCTTACGCCGTGGCATGGGTGCTGTTAGCGCTGCGCGGCGGCGATTGAGAATTCGCCGGCATCGGCGCAGAATGCGCGGCCATGGATCACCTGCATGCCATCTATCTCGCCCTGCTGCAGGGTCTGACCGAATTCCTGCCGATCTCGAGTTCGGCGCACCTGATCCTGCTGCCGCGGCTGTTGGGCTGGACGGACCAGGGGCTGGCGTTCGATGTCGCGGTGCATGTCGGCACGCTGCTCGCGGTGCTGGTGTATTTCCGCCATGACGTGCTGCAGCTGCTGACGGCATGGCTGCGCTCGCTCGGCACGCGCCGCGTCGATGCCGATGCGCGCCTGGCCTGGTACGTCATCCTCGGCACGCTGCCGGCGGCGGTGCTGGGTCTGCTGCTGCACAACCTGGTGGAGACCTGGCTGCGCTCGCCGCTGGTCATCGCCGCGGCCACCATAGGATTCGGTGTGCTGCTCGGGGTGGCCGACTGGTACGGGCGCCAGCAGCGCGACGAGCACGGCTTGCAAGTCCGCGACGTGCTCGTGATCGGTTTCGCGCAGGCGCTCGCGCTGGTGCCCGGCACGTCGCGCTCGGGTATCACGATGACCGCAGGCCTCGCCCTGGGCATGACGCGCTCGGGCGCGGCGCGCTTTTCTTTCCTGCTGTCGATTCCGCTGATCATGATGGCCGGCGGCTACGAGACGCTTCGGCTGCTGGAACAGGCGGGGCCGGTCGACTGGCAGGCCATCCTGCTCGGTTCGGGCGTGTCTGCTGTCAGCGCGTGGCTCTGCATCCACTATTTCCTGAAGCTGATCGAGCGTATCGGCATGCAGCCGTTCGTGGTCTACCGGCTGCTGCTCGGCGCGGTGCTGTTCTGGATGTACCTGTAGGGACCGACTGAGCCCGTCACTCTGCCGCGCGCGCAGACGCCAGGAACACCTGTTGCCGTAGCGCACGCACACTCGTCACCGCGCAGCGTTCCGTTCAGCGGTATGCAGGGCGCTTGCGAACCTCAGTCCGGTCTTTCCCCGGACGCGGGAAGTGGCGGCAGCCGTCGCCGGTGCCCGGTAAGCACACTGGTTGCCTTGCGGGAACGCCTCCTGCCCTCCCATGCCTGACAGCCGTCCGGAGCGGGTAAACGGATGAACCCCGTGATTGCGGGCACTGCGACCGCTGCGGCGGTTATTTATCCTTGGCGCCTGCGCCGCTTTGCGCAGGACATTCACTGCTCAGGCCGCGCTTGCGCGCGGGCCTGTTCGATGGCCGCGATGCGCTGCGCGCGCAGGGCCGCGCCGATCTCGGGGCCGGATTTGCCGCCGGTGTCGGGCTTGACCGCGCTGGCGGCCTGCCAGGCGTTTTCCAGCAGCTGCGCGGGCGGGTAGTCGTGCACGGCGGCATCCGCGGCCTGCGCCTCGGCCGCGCACACGGCGATGAAGTCGGCCAGACGCGCGCCGCGCCTGAAGGCATCGAGCGCGCCCAACAGGTCGAG includes:
- a CDS encoding SAM-dependent methyltransferase; the encoded protein is MRSSSELPAPDARALAHSERLAGLIRDEIEAGGGAIPFARFMELCLYAPGLGYYSAGQRKFGAGGDFVTAPELSPLFGRCLAHACAAVLDATGGDILEFGAGSGRLALDLLAELDALGSLPGRYLILERSAELRARQQALLRAQAPALCGRIAWLDALPAAGFHGVMFGNEVLDAMAVERFRWNGRAAERYWVTVTDGAFAWERRAVTEPEIAAQLARIAATCGLAPGYESEFSSSLAPWLASVAERLQRGMLLLIDYGYPRCEYYHAQRSSGTLLCHYRQRAHADPLLWPGLQDITAHVDFTAVAEAAAAAGLEVSGYATQAHFLIDCGLDRLLQAALPTLDDVAYLRLVQQAKTLILPGEMGERFQCMSLTRGLSAAVPGFRGQDLRHRL
- a CDS encoding undecaprenyl-diphosphate phosphatase, translated to MDHLHAIYLALLQGLTEFLPISSSAHLILLPRLLGWTDQGLAFDVAVHVGTLLAVLVYFRHDVLQLLTAWLRSLGTRRVDADARLAWYVILGTLPAAVLGLLLHNLVETWLRSPLVIAAATIGFGVLLGVADWYGRQQRDEHGLQVRDVLVIGFAQALALVPGTSRSGITMTAGLALGMTRSGAARFSFLLSIPLIMMAGGYETLRLLEQAGPVDWQAILLGSGVSAVSAWLCIHYFLKLIERIGMQPFVVYRLLLGAVLFWMYL